The genomic DNA GCCTCGTACTACCTGGTGGAGAGAGTACGACAATGCGTCGATTAATTGATCAATATGGATTTTTAGAGCCACTTAAAGTTTTTGCAGCTGAGAAGCCTATTTTCGGTACATGTGCTGGGCTAATTCTGCTTTCAAAGCATATTGAAGGAGTAGACGGATCGCATATTGGTGTTATGGATGTAAAAGCAAAAAGAAATGCATTCGGACGTCAGCGCGAAAGCTTTGAAGCGCCATTACCTGTTAAAGGATTAGAAGATGACTTTATCGGTGTCTTCATTCGAGCTCCGTATATCGAAGAAGTTGGAGAAGATGTTGAAGTGCTTGCTACGTTTAATGAAAAAATCGTAGCTGCACGTCATGGACGTTTTCTTGCGTGTGCCTTCCATCCAGAACTAACAGATGATGATCGCATGCATCAGATGTTTATTGATATGGTTTTGGAGTTTAAGAAAGAAGGACTTGCAACAGAGTAATTTTTCGTGTAAATTATTACGTACCAAGAAGAAGAGAATTCTTTTTCTGCATAAGACGAATGATAAACGAAAACGTTGACGGGAATTAGTAATAGATGTTCAATGCCAAGAGAGTCGATGTGTGGTGCGAATCGATCATTGAACCCTGTGAATCCATCCCTGAGTAGAATGCTGAATGAAGTAGGCTTTCTCGGAGCAGACCGTTATTCTGTTAAGAGGCAGACAATCGTCTGCAATCAGGGTGGCAACGCGGGTAGCTCTCGTCCCTTTATAGGGGACGGGGGCTTTTTTGTATTTAAATACACGTCTCTACACCACTATCCCTTCCGTTAACTCGTTTATTGTTCATTAAAAAAGGAGGAAAAAGCATGATCGATTTAAAGTATTTGCGTAAGAATTTTGAAGAAGTAAAAGTAAAGCTATCTAAGCGTGGGGAAGATCTAGTAGGTCTTGATCGTTTTGAAGAGCTTGACCAGCGAAGAAGAGACCTTATCGCTGAAACAGAACAGTTAAAAGGACAGCGGAATGAAGCTTC from Pseudalkalibacillus hwajinpoensis includes the following:
- the pdxT gene encoding pyridoxal 5'-phosphate synthase glutaminase subunit PdxT; this translates as MVRVGVLGLQGAIREHVKALETKEAEIIVVKRVEQLKDLDGLVLPGGESTTMRRLIDQYGFLEPLKVFAAEKPIFGTCAGLILLSKHIEGVDGSHIGVMDVKAKRNAFGRQRESFEAPLPVKGLEDDFIGVFIRAPYIEEVGEDVEVLATFNEKIVAARHGRFLACAFHPELTDDDRMHQMFIDMVLEFKKEGLATE